A section of the Triticum dicoccoides isolate Atlit2015 ecotype Zavitan chromosome 7A, WEW_v2.0, whole genome shotgun sequence genome encodes:
- the LOC119331704 gene encoding uncharacterized protein LOC119331704 codes for MDPPPVADPGQTKDKGVGSKGEMDLPVADPGPVRDEGELLRCPFCDYEAVYKLAQFLLPGLAAVCVDGTTGDLFRSPSDVAVDLRKEMVDSITQRSETFIADVEAEQNAENEMSDDPYEIVSIFMDDFSRTKRNIIGHVSGWLLSDSRDDKIDDFVQEMEMTRFWPLERREAIAEVLLRNVDIKTKFHCPEKYENEERLAEHKAQCSFRPVTCPNEGCRTKVSVRCMQDHDATCLFKILQCEQNCEKRLLRRDMDRHCVTVCPMRPMKCPFGCDDSFSEHDLEEHCSESLQQHLLKVLQVIHKNNFTADELKETALRLEKSEDRGKLAKARDARSLTSIVKDLEAKKFQCSSVVSHVNLGG; via the exons ATGGACCCTCCTCCAGTTGCCGATCCTGGACAAACCAAGGATAAAG GTGTTGGATCTAAGGGTGAAATGGATCTCCCAGTTGCCGATCCTGGACCGGTGAGGGATGAAGGTGAGCTTCTCCGGTGCCCGTTTTGCGATTATGAAGCAGTGTACAAACTAGCACAATTCTTGCTCCCTGGTTTGGCTGCGGTCTGTGTCGATGGTACAACTGGTGATCTGTTCAGGAGCCCATCTGATGTTGCTGTTGACCTCAGAAAAGAAATGGTGGACAGCATTACACAAAGAAGTGAAACGTTCATAGCCGATGTTGAGGCGGAACAAAACGCTGAGAATGAAATGTCGGATGACCCTTATGAGATCGTGTcaatattcatggatgatttcagtCGCACGAAAAGGAATATCATTGGCCATGTCTCTGGGTGGTTGCTAAGTGACAGCCGTGATGATAAGATCGATGACTTTGTCCAAGAAATGGAGATGACCCGCTTCTGGCCATTAGAGAGGAGAGAAGCGATAGCCGAGGTCCTCCTCAGGAATGTGGACATTAAAACCAAGTTCCACTGCCCTGAGAAATATGAAAACGAGGAACGTCTTGCTGAGCACAAAGCACAGTGTAGCTTCAGGCCTGTCACTTGCCCAAACGAGGGATGCCGAACAAAAGTCTCTGTTCGTTGCATGCAGGATCATGATGCAACTTGCCTTTTCAAGATCCTTCAGTGTGAGCAAAACTGTGAGAAACGGCTTCTGCGGCGTGATATGGATAGACATTGTGTCACTGTCTGCCCCATGAGGCCCATGAAGTGCCCTTTCGGGTGTGATGATTCGTTCAGTGAACACGACCTCGAGGAGCACTGTTCAGAGAGTCTCCAGCAACACTTGCTTAAGGTCCTTCAGGTGATTCACAAGAATAATTTTACAGCTGATGAGCTAAAGGAAACTGCTCTACGACTGGAGAAG TCTGAAGATCGTGGTAAACTGGCTAAAGCTCGGGATGCTAGATCTCTAACTAGTATTGTGAAGGATCTTGAAGCAAAGAAATTTCAATGTTCTAGTGTAGTATCTCATGTAAACCTTGGTGGTTGA